A single region of the Corallococcus macrosporus genome encodes:
- the hutI gene encoding imidazolonepropionase: protein MEALDLWVRNTSEVLTVEGTHREPAEDALTPRPGAGIGVKDGRVAYVGPESGLPKGALTDATEVIDAEGGFVGPGFVDPHTHLVFAGERSREFDLRNQGATYLEIAKAGGGIVNTVSATRAASEEELATLALPRLERLLAQGVTTAEVKSGYGLSLNDELKMLRAVRRLSALSPLELVPTLLCAHAVPAEYKDRRAEYLDLCINEILPAVAREGLARFCDVFTEESAFTVDESRRLLNAAKALGLTPRLHADQLTACGASALAAEVGAASADHLEQVTDEGIRVLAAANVTAVLVPTSTLFLRMRPYAPGRKLRDAGVNIALGSNVNPGSSMTENTALVLGLACLENGLSAAEAYWAATRGAAQCLGLQRQGRLAVGDAGDLVVFACRSHRHLPYHLGISHARVVVKGGRVVFRARMNHCS from the coding sequence ATGGAAGCCCTGGACCTGTGGGTGCGCAACACCTCCGAGGTGCTCACCGTGGAGGGCACCCACCGGGAGCCCGCGGAGGATGCCCTCACCCCCCGCCCGGGCGCGGGCATCGGCGTGAAGGACGGCCGCGTGGCCTATGTGGGCCCGGAGTCCGGCCTGCCGAAGGGCGCGCTCACGGACGCGACGGAGGTCATCGACGCGGAGGGCGGCTTCGTGGGCCCGGGCTTCGTGGATCCGCACACGCACCTGGTGTTCGCGGGCGAGCGCTCGCGCGAGTTCGACCTGCGCAACCAGGGCGCCACGTACCTCGAAATCGCCAAGGCGGGCGGCGGCATCGTCAACACGGTGAGCGCCACGCGCGCGGCGAGCGAGGAGGAGTTGGCCACGCTCGCCCTGCCCCGCCTGGAGCGGCTGCTCGCGCAGGGCGTGACGACCGCCGAGGTGAAGAGCGGCTACGGCCTGTCGCTGAACGACGAGCTCAAGATGCTGCGCGCGGTGCGCCGCTTGAGCGCGTTGTCGCCGCTGGAGCTGGTGCCCACGCTCCTGTGCGCGCACGCCGTGCCCGCGGAGTACAAGGATCGCCGCGCCGAGTACCTGGACCTCTGCATCAACGAAATCCTGCCCGCCGTGGCGCGCGAGGGCCTGGCGCGCTTCTGCGACGTCTTCACGGAGGAGAGCGCCTTCACCGTGGACGAGTCGCGCCGGCTGCTCAACGCGGCGAAGGCGCTGGGGCTCACGCCGCGCCTGCACGCGGATCAGCTCACCGCGTGTGGCGCGTCCGCGCTGGCCGCGGAGGTGGGCGCCGCCAGCGCGGACCACCTGGAGCAGGTGACGGACGAGGGCATCCGCGTGCTCGCCGCCGCGAACGTCACCGCCGTCCTCGTGCCCACCTCCACCCTCTTCCTGCGCATGCGCCCCTACGCGCCCGGCCGGAAGCTACGCGACGCGGGCGTCAACATTGCTTTGGGTTCAAACGTGAACCCCGGTTCTTCCATGACGGAGAACACGGCGCTGGTGCTGGGGCTCGCCTGCCTGGAGAACGGCCTGTCAGCCGCCGAGGCCTACTGGGCCGCCACCCGAGGGGCCGCGCAATGCTTGGGGTTGCAACGGCAGGGGCGACTGGCCGTGGGTGATGCGGGCGACCTGGTGGTGTTCGCCTGTCGCAGTCACCGGCATCTGCCTTATCATCTGGGTATCAGTCACGCGCGCGTGGTGGTGAAGGGTGGACGTGTGGTGTTTCGCGCGCGAATGAATCACTGCTCCTGA
- a CDS encoding class II glutamine amidotransferase, whose product MCRLFGFRSAVPAAVHTALVTERNSLLIQSREHKDGWGIATYGQECSPLVAHGVGPAHSDPDFERVSSQVSARTVVAHIRQASVGAVELRNSHPFHYGRWSFVHNGTLREFAKHKAAVEALIHPELRVNIKGTTDSERCFYLFLTRLSARGPLDGTVSVEAMAQALAETMSLVSVMTDVPGSREPKERSAMNFLVTDGEAMVATRRNRTLFISSGMGGCPESLRPPNTGVPLQQFLVASESLCGGPHWVPVDEEDVVGVDSRLVFHRWKVQTLADGVLNPRPLEQHAPV is encoded by the coding sequence ATGTGCCGATTATTTGGATTCAGAAGCGCTGTTCCCGCCGCTGTCCATACCGCCCTGGTCACGGAGAGGAATTCCCTGCTCATCCAGTCGCGTGAGCACAAGGACGGTTGGGGTATCGCCACCTACGGTCAGGAGTGCTCGCCGCTCGTCGCGCATGGCGTGGGCCCGGCGCACAGCGACCCGGACTTCGAGCGGGTGTCCAGCCAGGTGTCCGCGCGCACCGTGGTGGCGCACATCCGCCAGGCGAGTGTCGGTGCGGTGGAGCTGCGCAACTCGCACCCGTTCCACTACGGCCGCTGGTCCTTCGTGCACAACGGCACGCTGCGCGAGTTCGCGAAGCACAAGGCCGCCGTGGAAGCGCTCATCCACCCGGAGCTGCGCGTCAACATCAAGGGTACGACGGACAGCGAGCGCTGCTTCTATCTGTTCCTGACGCGGCTGTCGGCGCGCGGGCCGCTCGACGGCACGGTGAGCGTGGAGGCGATGGCGCAGGCGCTCGCGGAGACGATGTCGCTCGTGTCCGTGATGACGGACGTGCCAGGGAGCCGCGAGCCGAAGGAGCGCTCCGCGATGAACTTCCTCGTCACGGACGGCGAGGCGATGGTGGCCACGCGCCGCAACCGCACGCTCTTCATCTCCTCCGGCATGGGCGGATGCCCCGAGTCCCTGCGCCCGCCGAACACGGGCGTGCCGCTGCAGCAGTTCCTCGTCGCCAGCGAGTCGCTGTGCGGCGGGCCCCACTGGGTGCCCGTGGATGAAGAGGACGTGGTGGGCGTGGACTCGCGGCTGGTGTTCCACCGCTGGAAGGTGCAGACGCTGGCGGACGGGGTGCTGAACCCGCGGCCGCTGGAGCAGCACGCCCCGGTCTGA
- the tsaE gene encoding tRNA (adenosine(37)-N6)-threonylcarbamoyltransferase complex ATPase subunit type 1 TsaE, with amino-acid sequence MSGAEAQPTRSRRLVSPSPEETHRLGVKLGQLLQPGDFVGLIGDLGAGKTHLVRGVAEGAGVAQSEVASPTFAIVYPYEGRIPLYHADLYRLTDYDELYATGFLDLVGGEHAMLVEWLDRIPQAAPRDFLRVTLRHEGEDARSLDVEAFGARPVALLDAWLG; translated from the coding sequence ATGAGTGGCGCGGAAGCTCAGCCCACGCGCTCGCGGCGGCTCGTATCTCCGTCGCCGGAGGAGACGCACCGGCTGGGCGTGAAGCTGGGGCAGTTGCTCCAGCCCGGGGACTTCGTGGGGCTGATTGGCGACCTGGGCGCGGGCAAGACGCACCTGGTGCGCGGCGTGGCGGAAGGGGCGGGCGTGGCTCAGTCGGAGGTGGCCAGCCCCACGTTCGCCATCGTGTACCCGTACGAGGGCCGCATCCCGCTGTACCACGCGGACCTGTACCGCCTAACGGACTACGACGAGCTGTACGCCACCGGGTTCCTGGACCTGGTGGGCGGCGAGCACGCGATGCTGGTGGAGTGGTTGGATCGCATCCCCCAGGCCGCGCCGCGCGACTTCCTGCGCGTCACGCTCCGCCATGAGGGCGAGGACGCGCGGAGCCTCGATGTGGAGGCCTTCGGCGCGCGTCCTGTTGCACTGCTCGACGCGTGGCTGGGCTGA
- a CDS encoding NAD(P)H-hydrate dehydratase: MQRVLTAVQMREAEKAAEEKHGMPSGLLMENAGRALAEAARSLSGPGGRFTVLCGPGNNGGDGLVAARFLLEGGARVVVSLVGDTGKLTPEAKRNLQALEGFGESPRAFEALPEAGPGDVVVDALFGTGLKRAPEGIFADAIGTVARWRRAGAKVVAADVPSGLQSDTAEPFSPCVEADVTVAFGFVKPAHELEPGASLCGDVRRVDIGLGGESTRAVSGAELFRVEEKDARDAIPKRRADSHKGTYGHVLVVAGSPGKTGAAAMVALSALRSGAGLVTVATRPEALPWVMAHSPEIMGVPIPGEGPLGKGDLEALKAALEGKDALVMGPGIPRGPETGALIGDLLASVEVPAVLDADALNAVAEDLKVLRDAKGPVLLTPHPGEMARLWGRTTKDVQAHRVGVALNLATSLNCTVVLKGSRTLIAEAGGRVFINPTGNAGMATGGTGDVLSGLCGALLAQGIPLPKAAWTAVYAHGLAGDLMARERGLMGLIATDLLIGLGHVWTRWER, translated from the coding sequence ATGCAGCGCGTGCTCACCGCCGTCCAGATGCGTGAGGCCGAGAAGGCCGCCGAAGAGAAGCACGGCATGCCGTCCGGGTTGCTGATGGAGAACGCGGGCCGTGCGCTCGCGGAGGCCGCGCGGAGCCTCTCGGGGCCCGGCGGGCGCTTCACGGTGCTGTGCGGCCCCGGCAACAACGGCGGGGACGGCCTGGTCGCCGCGCGCTTCCTGTTGGAGGGCGGCGCTCGCGTGGTGGTGTCGCTGGTGGGGGACACGGGGAAGCTCACCCCGGAGGCGAAGCGCAACCTCCAGGCGCTGGAGGGCTTCGGGGAGTCTCCGCGCGCCTTCGAGGCGCTGCCGGAAGCAGGCCCGGGCGACGTGGTGGTGGACGCCCTCTTCGGCACGGGACTCAAGCGCGCGCCGGAGGGCATCTTCGCGGACGCCATCGGGACGGTGGCGCGGTGGCGGCGCGCGGGGGCGAAGGTGGTGGCCGCGGACGTGCCGTCCGGCCTGCAGAGCGACACGGCGGAGCCCTTCTCGCCGTGCGTGGAGGCGGACGTCACGGTGGCCTTCGGCTTCGTGAAGCCCGCGCATGAGCTGGAGCCCGGCGCGTCGCTGTGCGGCGACGTGCGGCGCGTGGACATCGGCCTGGGCGGTGAGTCCACGCGCGCGGTGTCCGGCGCGGAGCTGTTCCGCGTGGAGGAGAAGGACGCGCGTGACGCGATTCCGAAGCGCCGAGCGGATTCACACAAGGGCACCTACGGTCACGTGCTGGTGGTGGCGGGCAGCCCGGGCAAGACGGGCGCGGCGGCGATGGTGGCCCTGTCCGCGCTGCGCAGCGGGGCGGGGCTCGTGACGGTGGCCACGCGTCCGGAGGCGCTGCCGTGGGTGATGGCGCACTCGCCGGAGATCATGGGCGTACCGATTCCCGGTGAGGGCCCGCTGGGCAAGGGCGACCTGGAGGCGCTGAAGGCCGCGCTGGAGGGCAAGGACGCGCTGGTGATGGGACCGGGCATCCCCCGGGGGCCGGAGACGGGCGCGCTGATTGGCGACCTGCTGGCGTCGGTGGAGGTGCCCGCGGTGCTGGACGCGGACGCGCTCAACGCGGTGGCCGAGGACCTCAAGGTGCTGCGGGACGCGAAGGGGCCCGTGCTGCTCACGCCGCACCCGGGAGAGATGGCTCGGCTGTGGGGCCGGACGACGAAAGACGTGCAGGCACACCGCGTGGGCGTGGCGCTCAACCTGGCCACGTCTCTCAACTGCACGGTGGTGCTCAAGGGCTCGCGCACGCTCATCGCGGAAGCGGGAGGGCGCGTGTTCATCAACCCCACGGGCAACGCGGGCATGGCCACGGGCGGCACGGGCGACGTGCTGTCGGGCCTGTGCGGCGCGCTGCTCGCGCAGGGCATCCCGCTGCCCAAGGCCGCGTGGACGGCCGTGTACGCGCACGGGCTCGCGGGCGACCTGATGGCGCGGGAGCGCGGCCTCATGGGCCTCATCGCCACGGACCTCCTGATTGGCCTGGGCCACGTGTGGACGCGGTGGGAGCGATGA
- a CDS encoding holo-ACP synthase produces the protein MPIVGLGLDLCSIERIQRILDGPRAEAFLQRVYTDGERAYCAPRHDAASAYAARFAAKEALVKAMGVPPGVKWRDMEVVREGGPPRFVLSGVAREVMEARGWDAMLALTHDAGVAAATVVLQTK, from the coding sequence ATGCCCATCGTCGGCCTGGGGTTGGATCTCTGCTCCATCGAGCGCATCCAGCGCATCCTCGACGGACCGCGCGCGGAGGCGTTCCTTCAGCGCGTGTACACCGACGGGGAGCGGGCCTACTGCGCGCCTCGGCATGACGCGGCCAGCGCGTACGCGGCGCGGTTCGCGGCGAAGGAGGCGCTGGTGAAGGCGATGGGTGTGCCTCCCGGCGTGAAGTGGCGGGACATGGAGGTGGTGCGCGAGGGCGGTCCGCCGCGCTTCGTGCTCTCCGGCGTGGCCCGTGAGGTGATGGAAGCGCGGGGGTGGGACGCGATGCTCGCGCTCACCCATGATGCCGGCGTGGCCGCGGCCACGGTGGTGCTCCAGACGAAGTAG
- a CDS encoding pyridoxine 5'-phosphate synthase — translation MGQRLGVNVDHVATLRQARRTVYPDPVTAAAMAELAGARQITIHLREDRRHIQDRDLRILRETVQTLLNLEMAATAEMVKIAYEYKPDVVTLVPERREELTTEGGLEVAGQRESIAKIIKNLKDGEIAVSLFIDPDLDQVRASHKVNADRIELHTGRYCEARNEKERARELARIVDAAKASAKLGMGVAAGHGLNYDNVQAIARIQEIDELNIGHAIVARAVLVGFERAVREMLELMRDPG, via the coding sequence ATGGGACAGCGACTGGGTGTCAACGTGGATCACGTGGCGACGCTGCGGCAGGCGCGGCGCACCGTGTATCCGGATCCGGTGACGGCCGCGGCGATGGCGGAGCTGGCCGGCGCCCGGCAGATCACCATCCACCTGCGCGAGGACCGGCGCCACATCCAGGACCGGGACCTGCGCATCCTCCGCGAAACGGTGCAGACGCTCCTCAACCTGGAGATGGCCGCCACCGCGGAGATGGTGAAGATCGCCTACGAGTACAAGCCGGACGTGGTGACGCTCGTGCCCGAGCGGCGCGAGGAGCTCACCACCGAGGGCGGCCTGGAGGTCGCGGGCCAGCGCGAGTCCATCGCGAAGATCATCAAGAACCTCAAGGACGGGGAGATCGCCGTCTCGCTGTTCATCGATCCGGACCTGGACCAGGTGCGCGCGTCGCACAAGGTGAACGCGGACCGGATCGAGCTGCACACGGGCCGCTACTGCGAGGCGCGCAACGAGAAGGAGCGCGCGCGGGAGCTGGCGCGCATCGTGGACGCGGCCAAGGCGAGCGCCAAGCTGGGCATGGGCGTCGCGGCGGGCCACGGGCTCAACTACGACAACGTGCAGGCCATCGCGCGCATCCAGGAGATCGACGAGCTCAACATCGGGCACGCCATCGTGGCGCGCGCGGTGCTGGTGGGCTTCGAGCGCGCGGTGCGCGAGATGCTCGAGCTGATGCGCGACCCGGGATAG
- the glmM gene encoding phosphoglucosamine mutase — protein MAYRMDMPPKEAQKTERLFGTDGVRGVANVYPMTAEVAMKLGRALAYLIRNGPHRHRVIVGKDTRLSGYMLEQALSAGLISMGVDVEQVGPLPTPGISNLTTSMRADAGAVISASHNPYQDNGIKFFWRDGFKLPDETEAKIEELVSSGEIDNIRPTATKIGRAIRLDDARGRYIVYLKATFPRELTLEGMTIVVDCANGAAYRTAPSVLEELGAKVIALGVSPDGKNINHKCGALHPEGLSKAVVKHGAHLGIALDGDADRLIVVDEKGNVVDGDAIMAICTGELVARKELKKKTLVSTVMSNIGLERAVAQWGVKVVRTRVGDRHVVDEMRRNGYSLGGEQSGHLIFLNHTTTGDGTLAALQLLAVMCRQQKPLSELASIFQPVPQTLLNVVVKQKKELGELPTVMKAIKDVEQKLGSNGRVLVRFSGTEPKARVLIEGEDAARNEAYARQIVEALSKALNG, from the coding sequence ATGGCGTACAGGATGGACATGCCCCCCAAGGAAGCGCAGAAGACGGAGCGGCTGTTCGGAACGGATGGCGTCCGCGGCGTCGCCAACGTCTATCCGATGACGGCCGAGGTCGCGATGAAGCTCGGGCGCGCCCTGGCGTACCTCATCCGCAACGGTCCGCACCGCCACCGCGTCATCGTGGGCAAGGACACGCGCCTTTCCGGCTACATGCTGGAGCAGGCCCTGTCCGCCGGCCTCATCTCCATGGGCGTCGACGTGGAGCAGGTGGGCCCGCTGCCCACGCCCGGCATCTCCAACCTCACCACGTCCATGCGCGCGGACGCGGGCGCCGTCATCTCGGCGTCCCACAACCCGTACCAGGACAACGGCATCAAGTTCTTCTGGCGCGACGGCTTCAAGCTGCCGGACGAGACGGAAGCCAAGATCGAAGAGCTGGTCTCCAGCGGTGAGATCGACAACATCCGCCCCACGGCGACCAAGATTGGCCGGGCCATCCGCCTGGACGACGCGCGCGGCCGCTACATCGTCTACCTGAAGGCCACGTTCCCCCGCGAGCTGACGCTGGAGGGGATGACCATCGTGGTGGACTGCGCCAACGGCGCGGCGTACCGCACGGCGCCGTCGGTGCTGGAGGAGCTGGGCGCGAAGGTCATCGCGCTGGGCGTGTCCCCGGACGGCAAGAACATCAACCACAAGTGCGGCGCGCTCCACCCGGAGGGCCTGTCCAAGGCCGTGGTGAAGCACGGCGCGCACCTGGGCATCGCGCTGGACGGCGACGCGGACCGCCTCATCGTCGTGGACGAGAAGGGCAACGTCGTGGACGGCGATGCCATCATGGCCATCTGCACGGGTGAGCTCGTCGCGCGCAAGGAGCTCAAGAAGAAGACGCTCGTCTCCACGGTGATGAGCAACATCGGCCTGGAGCGCGCGGTGGCGCAGTGGGGCGTGAAGGTGGTCCGCACGCGCGTGGGCGACCGGCACGTCGTGGACGAGATGCGCCGCAATGGCTACAGCCTGGGCGGCGAGCAGAGCGGCCACCTCATCTTCCTGAATCACACCACCACGGGCGACGGCACGCTCGCGGCGCTGCAGCTGCTGGCCGTCATGTGCCGCCAGCAGAAGCCGCTGTCGGAGCTGGCCTCCATCTTCCAGCCGGTGCCGCAGACGCTGCTCAACGTCGTGGTGAAGCAGAAGAAGGAGCTGGGTGAGCTGCCCACGGTGATGAAGGCCATCAAGGACGTGGAGCAGAAGCTGGGCAGCAATGGCCGCGTGCTGGTGCGCTTCTCCGGCACGGAGCCCAAGGCCCGCGTGCTGATTGAAGGCGAGGACGCGGCGCGCAACGAGGCGTACGCCCGTCAAATCGTCGAGGCGCTCTCCAAGGCGCTCAACGGCTAG
- the folP gene encoding dihydropteroate synthase, whose protein sequence is MLRARLISRDRPEDLSLVLRRLNLSPRNREHLTRELGYAHVLVTGGRPSYEEELVPPYGSKEREKLPTWTPGGHVDHPGEVLLSGSRQQFDRLISLARKSPRTDGLARVLEEVLSPTPMTALTLSGRRFEWGARTYLMGVVNVTPDSFSDGGSLPDADSAVEHALKLVDAGADIVDVGGESTRPGSLPVSADEELSRILKVVEGIKRRSTVPISVDTMKAAVAKEALQAGAHLINDVTGFHSDPTLAGVVAAAGAACCLMHTQGMPKTMQQAPRYDDVVGEVMDYLEEGMFTATEAGIPRGRILLDPGIGFGKTLEHNLFLLRRLEELRGLGQPLLVGTSRKSFLGKLAGGKGPQERLAATLGSVAAMAVLGGADVVRVHDVGEARDALAVADAIRRARGGGDLYGG, encoded by the coding sequence GTGCTGCGTGCCCGCCTCATCTCGCGAGACCGTCCCGAGGACCTGTCGCTCGTCCTGCGCCGCCTGAACCTGTCGCCCCGCAACCGCGAGCACCTGACGCGTGAGCTGGGCTACGCGCACGTGCTCGTCACCGGGGGCCGTCCCTCCTACGAGGAGGAGCTGGTGCCTCCGTACGGCTCCAAGGAACGCGAGAAGCTGCCCACCTGGACGCCCGGCGGACACGTGGATCACCCCGGCGAGGTGCTCCTGTCCGGCAGCCGCCAGCAGTTCGACCGGCTCATTTCGCTCGCCCGCAAGTCCCCGCGCACGGATGGCCTGGCGCGCGTGCTGGAGGAGGTGCTGTCCCCCACGCCCATGACGGCGCTGACGCTGAGCGGCCGCCGGTTCGAGTGGGGCGCGCGCACGTACCTCATGGGCGTGGTGAACGTGACGCCGGACAGCTTCTCCGACGGCGGCAGCCTCCCGGACGCGGACAGCGCCGTGGAGCACGCGCTGAAGCTGGTGGACGCGGGCGCGGACATCGTCGACGTGGGCGGTGAATCCACCCGGCCGGGCTCCCTGCCGGTGTCCGCGGACGAGGAGCTGTCGCGCATCCTCAAGGTCGTGGAGGGCATCAAGCGCCGCTCCACCGTGCCCATCTCCGTGGACACGATGAAGGCCGCCGTCGCGAAGGAGGCGCTCCAGGCCGGCGCCCACCTCATCAACGACGTCACCGGCTTCCACTCCGACCCGACGCTGGCCGGCGTGGTGGCCGCCGCGGGCGCCGCGTGTTGTCTGATGCACACCCAGGGCATGCCGAAGACGATGCAGCAGGCCCCCCGCTACGACGACGTGGTGGGCGAGGTGATGGACTACCTGGAGGAGGGGATGTTCACGGCCACCGAGGCGGGCATCCCGCGCGGGCGCATCCTCCTGGACCCCGGCATCGGGTTCGGAAAGACGCTGGAGCACAACCTCTTCCTCCTGCGCCGGCTGGAGGAGCTGCGCGGGCTGGGACAGCCCTTGCTGGTGGGCACCAGCCGCAAGTCCTTCCTCGGGAAGCTGGCGGGCGGCAAGGGCCCCCAGGAGCGCCTGGCGGCCACCCTGGGCTCCGTGGCGGCCATGGCGGTCCTGGGGGGCGCGGACGTGGTGCGGGTGCACGACGTGGGAGAGGCCCGGGACGCGCTGGCGGTGGCGGACGCCATCCGGCGGGCCCGGGGCGGCGGTGACCTGTACGGCGGGTGA
- a CDS encoding DNRLRE domain-containing protein produces MTAVAMVTLLPRCGGMTEGQETETQGTPGVVRQSKAALLPECRPQSRDVARTVVAIADGTVRSDQPDANLSGSSTLLVDSVPTRYQSYLLFPLVDQGGTLTRARLRLYAKNGTSTGVTVHGTMSGFSEGDLTWNTRPVEGIEVATVPEVATDGWLTAEVKDAVRSYSTLTLALKPVGEDGADFSSREASNASRRPMLDTVTHYEWCTFQGPELAGTDWRRKYGGAGKDVLVGLVNLPDGSGFVMGGSYQGTASMGGVALPAPGGLFVSRDDNGANTQWARVYAPGAQVTMRALTATPLGNVLVVGTYEGSPDFGTGPLPYVQPGLGGQGLFLLKLAPDGAPVWARGYRAQKRPGGSPGQVFAAPAVPAAVATDANGSLIVTGRFQGYLDLGGGEIFAGPGSQQDDPTNGLFLAKFDFNGGHLWSRAFEGGEGDDTAALATDANGAIFLGGRSGNPVLASAGAYGLSPFVARFAPDGTPAWGRALKGSTGTIHSLAVLPSGGVAFAGDFNGTFVFQGTQYTSKDPTYDERVDDAVFGTLTGTGTDGWVRVFGGYGGGDSARSVAVDSAGNVIVNGITPLNTFDLGGGPLGTEGLSLYDPMGFFASYGPTGALRWSRLVGPGVVNTAMAVTPSGSTRLGFTFRDTAYVGERVVTSVGGGESDIGVIQFIP; encoded by the coding sequence TTGACGGCAGTTGCAATGGTGACGCTGTTGCCACGTTGTGGCGGGATGACGGAAGGGCAGGAAACGGAGACGCAAGGGACACCGGGGGTGGTGCGGCAGTCGAAGGCGGCGCTGCTTCCCGAGTGCCGGCCCCAGAGCCGGGATGTGGCGCGGACGGTGGTGGCGATCGCGGACGGGACGGTGCGCAGCGACCAACCGGACGCGAACCTCAGCGGTTCCAGCACGCTGCTCGTGGACTCGGTGCCGACGCGCTACCAGTCCTACCTGCTCTTCCCGTTGGTGGATCAGGGCGGGACGCTGACGCGGGCCCGGCTGCGGCTCTACGCGAAGAACGGCACCTCGACGGGCGTGACGGTGCACGGGACGATGTCGGGCTTCTCCGAGGGCGACCTCACCTGGAACACGCGGCCCGTGGAGGGCATCGAGGTCGCCACGGTGCCGGAGGTCGCGACGGATGGATGGCTGACCGCCGAGGTGAAGGACGCGGTGCGCTCGTACTCCACGCTGACGCTGGCGCTCAAGCCCGTGGGCGAGGACGGCGCGGACTTCTCCTCGCGCGAGGCGTCCAATGCGTCGCGGCGGCCCATGCTGGACACGGTGACGCACTACGAGTGGTGCACCTTCCAGGGCCCGGAGCTGGCGGGCACGGACTGGCGCCGGAAGTACGGCGGGGCGGGCAAGGACGTGCTGGTGGGGCTGGTCAACCTGCCGGACGGCAGCGGCTTCGTGATGGGGGGCAGCTACCAGGGCACGGCCTCGATGGGGGGCGTGGCGCTGCCGGCGCCCGGCGGCCTCTTCGTGTCGCGCGACGACAACGGCGCCAACACCCAGTGGGCGCGGGTCTACGCGCCGGGCGCGCAGGTGACGATGCGTGCGCTGACCGCGACGCCGCTGGGCAACGTGCTGGTGGTGGGCACCTACGAGGGCAGCCCGGACTTCGGCACCGGGCCGCTGCCGTACGTCCAGCCGGGGCTGGGCGGCCAGGGCCTGTTCCTCCTGAAGCTGGCCCCTGACGGCGCGCCGGTCTGGGCCCGCGGCTACCGCGCGCAGAAGCGCCCCGGGGGCTCGCCCGGGCAGGTGTTCGCCGCCCCGGCCGTCCCCGCCGCGGTGGCCACCGACGCCAACGGCAGTCTCATCGTGACGGGCCGCTTCCAGGGCTACCTGGACCTGGGCGGTGGTGAAATCTTCGCGGGTCCCGGCAGCCAGCAGGATGACCCGACCAACGGCCTCTTCCTCGCGAAGTTCGATTTCAACGGCGGGCACCTCTGGTCCCGGGCCTTCGAGGGCGGGGAGGGCGACGACACCGCGGCGCTCGCCACCGATGCCAACGGGGCCATCTTCCTGGGCGGCCGGAGCGGCAACCCGGTGCTCGCGTCGGCGGGGGCGTACGGCCTGTCGCCCTTCGTCGCGCGCTTCGCGCCGGACGGCACGCCGGCGTGGGGCCGTGCGTTGAAGGGCAGCACGGGGACCATCCACAGCCTCGCGGTGCTGCCGTCGGGCGGGGTGGCCTTCGCCGGGGACTTCAATGGCACGTTCGTCTTCCAGGGCACGCAGTACACGAGCAAGGACCCGACGTACGACGAGCGCGTGGATGACGCCGTGTTCGGCACGCTCACCGGCACCGGCACGGACGGCTGGGTGCGCGTCTTCGGAGGCTACGGCGGCGGAGACAGCGCCCGGTCCGTGGCGGTGGACAGCGCGGGCAACGTCATCGTGAATGGCATCACGCCGCTGAACACCTTCGACCTGGGCGGCGGTCCGCTGGGGACCGAAGGCCTGTCCCTGTACGACCCGATGGGTTTCTTCGCGAGCTACGGCCCGACGGGCGCGCTGCGCTGGTCGCGCCTCGTGGGGCCCGGGGTCGTGAACACCGCGATGGCGGTGACGCCTTCGGGGTCGACGCGGCTGGGCTTCACCTTCCGGGACACCGCCTACGTGGGCGAGCGGGTCGTCACGTCCGTCGGCGGGGGCGAGTCGGACATCGGGGTCATCCAGTTCATCCCGTGA